The Herbaspirillum sp. DW155 genomic interval CACCAGCAGCGCCACCTGGGGCTCGTCCACGGCCACCGCCAACATCCCCAACTCGGCCGTGAACGCCGGCTACCAGACCGCCAACAGCGCGCAGATGATCGCCGCCGCCGCGCGCTACACCATCGACAAGCTGATGCTGGGCGCCAGCTACAGCGTGGCGCAATATCGTCCGGGCAGCGGTTCGCTGTTCACGCAGGATGTGAAGTTCCAGACGGCAGGCGCCTTCACGACCTATCAGTGGAGCCAGGCGCTGACGCTGGCGGCCGGCTACAGCTACACCTTCGCCAACAAGGGCAATGGCATCGATACCGCCGCCAACTACCACCAGCTGGCCTTGCAGGAAACCTATGCCTTCTCGCCGCGTACGGCCCTGTACTTCCTGCAGGCCTATCAGCTGGCCGGCGGCAATACCCTGGCGTCCAACGGCAGCATCATCCACGCCCTGGCCGCGGTGGGCGATTCGCAGAACAGCACGGCCTCCTCCGGCAAGAGCCAGACGGTGCTGATGGCCGGCATCCGCCACTCGTTCTGAGCCCGGAAAAAGCCCTTATGAACGAAAAAGCCGGACTCGAGGTCCGGCTTTTCGCATGAGGCGCAGGTATCGGCTTATTTCAGCAGGGCCTGCCAGATGGCCTCGGTGGGACCGGCCTGGTTCAGTGAATAAAAATGCAAACCGGGCGCACCGCCTGCCAGCAGACGCTGGCACAGCTGGGTCACCACTTCCTGACCGAAGGCGCGGATCGATTCGGTGTCGTCGCCGTAGCTGGCCAGCTTCAGGCGAATCCAGCGCGGGATCTCGGTACCGCACATGTCCGAGAAGCGCATCAGCTGCGTGTAGTTGGTGATGGGCATGATGCCGGCGATGACCGGTACGGTCGCGCCCAGTTTGGCGGCCTCGTCGACGAAGCGGAAGTAGGCGTCGGCGTTGTAGAAGTACTGCGTAATGGCCGAATTGGCGCCGGCCTTGACCTTGCGCGCGAAGTTCTGCACGTCGTCCTGCGGGGAGCGCGCTTGCGGGTGCATCTCGGGATAGGCGGCCACTTCGATGTGGAACCAGTCGCCGGTCTCGGCGCGGACGAACTCGACCAGCTCGTTGGCATGGCGGAATTCGCTGGAAGCCTGGTCCATGGCGCCATAGCCGCTGGGCAGGTCGCCACGCAGAGCCACCAGGCGCCTGATGCCTTGCGCCCGGTAATCTTCCAGGATGGCGCGCAGGCTGGCGCGCGAGCTGCCGATGCAGGACAGGTGCGGCGCGGCTTCATGGCCTTCGCCGATGATTTCCAGCACGGTGTCGCGCGTGCCTTGTTGCGTGGAACCGCCGGCGCCAAAGGTCACCGAGAAATACTTCGGTGCCAGCGCGGCCAGCCGGGCGCGGGTGGCGCGCAGCTTTTCCGTGCCTTCGGCGGTCTTGGGCGGGAAAAATTCGATACTGAAATTATGTGTACTCATGGATTCGAACCCGATTTCAGCAACAGTGTCGACAATGCCCAGGACACGATGCTGTACAGCAGTGCGCCACCGACCGCAGCCCAGAAGCCGGCCACATGGAAGCCGCCGACCAGTTGTGCCACGACCCAGAACATCAAGCCATTGATGACCAGGATGAACAGGCCCAGGGTGAGCATGGTCACCGGCAGGGTCAGCACGACCAGCACCGGACGCACGATGGTATTGACAAAGCCCAGGATCAGCGCGGCCAGCAGGGCCGAGCCGAAGCTGTCGACCTGCACCGAGTGCATCAGGTAGGGAACGGCCAGCAAGGCCAGTGCATTGATGAGCCAGGTCAGCAGCAGGCGCACGGAAAATCCTTTCAACCCCGTCGGGGAATGATGATGTCACCCGGGAGCTTGCATCACCAACCCCGGCGATGCAAGGTCCGCAGGCGCAGACGATGCTGAGGCTGCCGGGCCGGCCCGCGATGGAGCCCGCCCGGACAGGGATCAGTAGCGGTAGTGCTCGGGCTTGTAAGGGCCTTCGATCTTCACGCCGATGTAGGCGGCCTGTTCCGGCGTCAGTTCGCTCAGCTGGGCGTTGAGCTTCTTCAACTGCAGGCGGGCCACCTTTTCGTCCAGGTGCTTGGGCAGCGTGTACACGCCCACCGGGTAGTTCTTGGTATTGACGAACAGTTCGATCTGCGCAATGGTCTGGTTGGCGAAGGACGAGCTCATCACGTAGGACGGGTGGCCGGTGGCGCAGCCCAGGTTGACCAGGCGGCCTTCGGCCAGCAGGATGATGCGCTTGCCGTCGGGGAAGATCACGTGGTCGACCTGCGGCTTGATGTTTTCCCAGGTGTACTGCTTCAGGGCGGCGACTTCGATTTCATTGTCGAAGTGGCCGATGTTGCAGACGATGGCCTGGTCCTTCATCTTCTTCATGTGCTCATGGGTGATCACATGGTAGTTGCCGGTGCAGGTGACGAAGATGTCGCCGTGTTCGGCGGCGTAATCCATGGTCACCACGCGATAGCCTTCCATGGCGGCCTGCAGGGCACAGATCGGGTCGATTTCGGTGACCCACACTTGCGCCGACAGCGCGCGCAGGGCCTGGGCCGAGCCCTTGCCGACGTCACCGTAGCCGGCCACGATGGCGACCTTGCCGGCGATCATCACGTCGGTGGCGCGCTTGATGCCGTCCACCAGCGATTCGCGGCAGCCGTACAGGTTGTCGAACTTGGACTTGGTGACCGAATCGTTGACGTTGATGGCCGGGAAGGCCAGCTTGCCTTCCTTGTGCATCTGGTACAGGCGGTGCACGCCGGTGGTGGTCTCTTCGGTCACGCCCTTGATTTCCTTCAGGCGCTTGGAGTACCAGTTGGCATCCTTGGCCAGGTAGCGCTTGATGGCGTTAAAGAGGCAGACCGCTTCTTCCGAGTCCGGCTTGGCCAGCACCGAGATGTCGGTTTCGGCACGGGCGCCCAGGTGCAGCAGCAGGGTGGCGTCGCCGCCGTCGTCCAGGATCATGTTGGAATAACCACCGTCGGTCCATTCGAAGATGCGGTGGGTGTATTCCCAGTATTCATCCAGGGTTTCGCCCTTGATGGCGAAGACCGGGGTGCCGTTGGCGGCGATGGCGGCAGCGGCGTGATCCTGGGTCGAGTAGATGTTGCAGGAGGCCCAGCGCACTTGCGCGCCCAGTGCTTCCAGGGTCTGGATCAGCACGGCGGTCTGGATGGTCATGTGCAGCGAACCGGTGATGCGGGCGCCCTTCAGGGGCTGGGACGCGGCGAATTCCTCGCGGATCGCCATCAGGCCCGGCATTTCGGTTTCGGCGATCTTGATTTCCTTGTGCCCCCAGTCGGCCAGCTTGATGTCGGCGACGATGTAGTCTTGTTGATTGGTTTGAGTAGTCATGGCAATGGCGCTGTTCACGCCCTCCTTTCATGAAAAAGCCAGAAAAAAAGTAACGTGAGCGCGGTTGCCAGGCGACTTGCGCCTGTTCACCGCGTCAAGCCTGGCAGGGGATTTCCCTGTCGCAACGCTCCTTGCAGCGGTGAGGCATTGTGAGATTTGACTTTCCAGACGCAATGCCGACATCGGAAAAATGGCGCGAATCTTCATTCGCGGGGAACAGCATTGTAGCGCGGGGCCGGCGTTAGTCAATCTTTGGAACAGGCGGGTGAATTGATCTTCACCCGCCCGTTTTCCGGCTTCATTCGCGCTTCACGCGGCCGGCGCCGGCCGGGCTGGCTTACAGACCGGCCGATGCACGCAGGGCAGCCACCTTGTCGGTGCGTTCCCAGGTGAATTCCGGCTCTTCGCGACCGAAGTGGCCGTAGGCGGCGGTCTTGGCGTAGATCGGACGCAGCAGGTCCAGCATCTGGACGATGCCCTTGGGGCGCAGGTCGAAGTGCTCCTGCACCAGTTGCGCCAGCTTTTCATCGCTGATCTTGCCGGTGCCGAAGGTGGTCACCATCACCGAGGTCGGCTTGGCGATGCCGATGGCGTAGGACACCTGGATCTGGCAGCGCTCGGCCAGGCCGGCGGCGACGATGTTCTTGGCCACGTAGCGGCCGGCGTAGGCGGCCGAACGGTCGACCTTGGACGGATCCTTGCCGGAAAAGGCGCCACCACCGTGGGGCGCAGCACCGCCGTAGGTATCAACGATGATCTTGCGGCCGGTCAGGCCGCAGTCGCCTTGCGGGCCGCCGATGACGAAGCGGCCGGTCGGGTTGATCAGGTAGCGGGTGTTCTTGAGCCATTCAGCCGGCAGCACGGGCTTGATGATTTCCTCGATGGCGGCTTCGTGGATGTCCTTCTGCTCGATGTCGGGCGAATGCTGGGTCGACAGCACCACGGTATCGATGGCGACCGGCTTGCCATCCACGTACTTCAGCGTGACCTGGGACTTGGCATCCGGACGCAGCCAGGGCAGGCGGCCATCCTTGCGCAGTTGCGACTGGCGCTCGACGATGCGGTGCGCGTAGTAGATCGCGGCCGGCATCAGTTCCGGGGTTTCGTTGCAGGCGTAGCCGAACATCAGGCCCTGGTCGCCGGCACCTTGCTCGAGGTCAACGCCACGGCCTTCATCCACGCCCTGGGCGATGTCGGGGGATTGCTTGTCGTAGGCGACCAGCACCGCGCAGCTCTTGTGGTCGATGCCGAAGTCGGCGTTGTCGTAGCCGATGCGCTTGATGGTTTCGCGGGCCACTTCGATGTAGTCGACGTTGGCGCGGGTGGTGATTTCACCGGCCAGCACCACCAGACCCGTGTTGCACAGGGTTTCGGCGGCGACGCGGGAATAGGGGTCCTGGGTGAAGATCGCGTCCAGGATGGCATCCGAGATCTGGTCGGCCACCTTGTCGGGATGGCCTTCGGAGACGGATTCGGAAGTGAAGAGATATTCGTTGGACATGCAAGCCTCTGACTGAAAACGATTTAGCAAATGTCGCGGCCCATCGTTAGTCGTGCCTGCGACGCTTTAGCGATATTTGTACCCCGTCTCGCAAGTTGTCATTAACTCGACGGCATGTGCTATTTTACGCCTCTTGCATTTTTCTGCAATTTGACGGCGGATAGGGTCCGCTTTTTTGTTATCGGCAAGTATGCTCGTTTCTTTATTCCGCCTGCTCTCCTTCCTGCCGCTGCCGGCCTTGCATGCCATCGGGGTGGGCGTGGGCTGGCTGGTGTTCCTGCTGTCGCCCTCCTATCGCCGCCGCCTGACCGGCAACATCACGCTGGCGGGCCATCGCGGCAGCCTCCTGAAGGCCGTGGGCGAAGCCGGCAAGGGCATGTTCGAGCTGCCCTTCATCTGGTGCGCGAGCCCGCAGCGGGTGCTGCGCACGGCGCGCATCGTCAACTGGGAACTGGTCCAGCAAGCCCTGGATGCTAGGGCAGGCATCGTCTTCCTGACGCCTCACCTGGGTTGCTTCGAGATCTCGGCGCAATCGGTGGCGCGCCACAACAGCCTGAGCGTGCTGTACCGCCCGCCGCGCAAGGCCGCGCTCAAACCCCTGATCGAAGGCGCCCGCGCCCGCGCCAACCTGCACCTGGCACCGGCCAACCTGGCTGGGGTGCGCATCCTGCTCAAGGCACTCAAGAATGGCCAGGCCATTGGCCTCTTGCCCGACCAGGTGCCGCAGAACGGCGAAGGCGTATGGGCCGACTTCTTCGGCAAGCCGGCCTATACCATGACCCTGCCGGCCAAGCTGCAACAGATGAGCGGTGCGCCCATCATCCTGGCCTATGCCGAGCGCCTCTCCTGGGGCCGGGGTTATGCGATTCATTTCGTCCCCTTCGAAGGTGAACTGGGCGACACGCCCGAGCAGCAGGCCCGCGCCATCAATGCCGCGATGGAAAAACTGATCGCCCGCTGCCCCGCGCAATATATCTGGAGCTACAACCGCTACAAGACGCCGCCTGGCGTGACCCCGCCGGGAGCAGCGCAATGAAGGCCCTGATCGGGCTGATGTGGCTGCTGCACTGGCTGCCGCTGCCGGTTCTGGGGCGGCTGGGTGAAGCGCTGGGCTGGCTGCTCTATATTTATATGCGGCCGCGCCGCCGCATCACGCTGATCAACCTGCGGCTGTGCTTTCCCGAGAAGACGGAACAGGAGCGCCGCCTGATCGCCCGCCGCCACTTCCAGGCCTATGCCCGCAGCGCCCTGGAACGCGGCATCCTGTGGTGGGCGCCGGAGTCGCGCCTGAAGCGCCTGATCCAGGTCGAGCCCGGCATTCCCTTCGAGACGCTCGACCGCGGCCCGACCATCCTGCTGTGCCCGCATTTCGTCTGCCTGGAAATCCCCGGCATCGCCCTGGTGCTCAATTCGGATTATTCAGTCTGCACCATCTATTCCCGCCAGCAGAATGAAGTGGTGGACCAGGCCCTGCTCAAGGGCCGCTCGCGCTTCCGCCCCGTGACGCTGCTGGCGCGCGAGAAGGGCGTCAAGCCCATCATCCGCGCCATGCGCGAAGGCCTGCCCTTCATCATGCTGCCCGACATGGATTTCGGCACCCGCGATGCCGAGTTCGTGCCCTTCTTCGGCGTACCCGCCGCCACCCTCACGGCGACCGCCCGCATCGCTGCGGCCACCGGGGCCTCGGTGGTGCCGGTGATCACCACCTTCCTGCCCGGCTATCGCGGCTGGAAGACCACCTTCTATCCGGCCTGGGAGGACTATCCCGGCGAAGACATCGTGGCCGCCACCCGCCGCATGAATGCCTTCATCGAAGAGCGCGTGCTGGAAGCCCCGGCCGAATATTTCTGGGCACACAAGCGTTTCAAGAACCGCCCGCCGGGTGAACCGGACCTCTACCGCAAGGGTCAGCACTGACGCCATCCCCCTGCTGCTCTTTGAAAAGGGCAGCGCGTACTTATAATGATGCGATGAAAATCAAATTTACCAAGATGCACGGCGCCGGCAACGATTTCGTCGTGCTCGATGCCGTCACCCAGGCCATTTCGCTCACCCCCGCCCAGTGGCAGTTCATCGCCGATCGCCGCTTCGGCATCGGTGCCGACCAGATGCTGGTGGTGGAGAAGGCGCAAGGCGCCGGTGTGGATTTCCGTTATCGCATCTACAACGCTGATGGCGGAGAAGTCGAACAATGCGGCAATGGTGCGCGCGCCTTCGTGCGCTTCGTCACCGAAAAGGGCCTGACCGACAAGCGCGCCATCCGCGTGGAAACCATGTCCGGCGTGATCGAGCCGCGCCTGGAAGAGGATGGCCAGATCACCGTGGACATGGGCGCGCCGATTCTCACGCCCGCCGACGTCCCCTTCGACAGCCGCAATCTGCAGCACCGCAGCCAGGCCGAAGACACGCTCTGGCCGCTGGATGTGGCCGGCAAGACCACGTGGATCTCGGTAGTGTCGATGGGCAACCCGCATGCGGTACAGGTGGTGCAAGACAGCGAAGCCGCCCCGGTACTGGTGGACGGTCCGTTGATCGAGCGCCATGAACGCTTCCCCAAGCGCGTCAATGCCGGCTTCATGCAGGTGGTAGACCGCCACCACATCAATCTGCGCGTCTATGAGCGTGGCGCGGGCGAGACCCTGGCCTGCGGCACCGGGGCCTGTGCGGCGGTGGTGGCGGGTATCCGCCGTGGCTTGCTGGATTCGCCGGTGGCGGTCCAGACCCACGGCGGCGTGCTCAACATCGCCTGGGCCGGGCCGGGTGAACCGGTGATGATGACCGGACCGGCGGTCACCGTGTTTGAAGGCGAAATCGAACTGCCTGATTCGCTCTGATCCCATCGCATATAGAGAAAAAGCGGCTTGCCGGGTTATCGGCAAGCCGCTTTTTCATGGGTAACCGGTAACCGCCCGGCAAGCCTGCGGCTCAGGCAGCCAGATCCTGCGCTTCGGCCTGGTCCTCTTCCTGCGACTGCGGCAAGAGCGTCTTGAGACGGTACAAGCGCTGCCGGTAGTTGCCTTCCGGCCCGGTGGGACCGCAATCCATATCCTCGAAGAGCCGCCCGATGCGGTTGAGCGCACCGCGCTGCTCGCCGGTTTCCACCATGATCAGTCGCCGCTTGCTGCGGGCGTACTGGCTGCGGATGTCCACCATCAGGCAATGCCCGCAATCGGCCTGCTTCAGGTCGATCAGCAGCGCTTCGGGCCGCGTGAGGCCAAACAGCATGGCCAGCTCGATGCGGGCGGCCAGGAAGGGGTGGGCATTGACCTGCTCGCGGCTCATCTGGGCGCGCGCCTGCACGGCCCACCCGGCTGCCTGGGGACGGTCGGCCACCTTGTCCAGCAAGGCCTGCGCCTGGGCCGCGCCCTGGGTCGCAGCCTTTTGCAGCCAGTAAAGGGCACGGACATCGTTGGCGGCATCATCACGGCGGTTGCGCCAGGCGCTCACGCCGCATTCCAGCTGCGCTTCCACGTGCCCCATTTCGGCAGCGCGCTCCAGATAATGCTGCACGTCGGCAAGGTTGCGCTGGGAAAACTCCGGTTTCAGATAGATGCGGGAAAGCACATACCAGGCCGCCGCCATCCCTTGCTCTCCAGCCAGGGTCAGCCAGCGGATGGCCTTCTTGTAATTGGCCGAGCCCTGTCCGGCGAAACGCCGCTCGCCCGCCTCGTCGACCCGCCCGTATAACAGGCCCAGCGCCAGTTGCGCTTCGCGGTCGCAGGCCAGGGCCGCCAGTTCCAGCAATTGCTGGGCCTGCAGGAGATCAGGACGCTTGTCGGCCAGATGCACCTGGGCCAGGCGGCACAGCAACTGGATGTTCTGCGCGCCCAAGGTCGCTGCCAGGGCTTCGGAGGGCGCATTGAGCTGTGCCACCAACTGCTCATGCTGGCGCAGCATGGCATCGGCCAGGGGCTGGGCGCGCCGGCGGAAAGCGTCGAGGTCGGACTGACGCCAGGCGCTATCGGCCAGCGCATGCTGGGCCTGCTCGATGCCGGCATCGGCGGCCTTTTGCGTCCACTGCTGCAGTTGCTCGGGCTGAACTACCGCCGTTACCGCTGGCGGTGCGTCCTCAGCCGTCGGGGCCGGCGCGGCCAGCGGCGCCAGCACACGCTCGCCCTGGCGCGCCAGCAGCCATTGCGCATCCGGATCGCCCTCGCGCGCCACCGCTTCGAGCGCACGCAGGGCGCGGCTCTTCTGCTCGGCGCTGGCCGCGGCCACGCCGGCCGGATGTTCCAGCACCAGGCGTGCCAGGACGAGACCGGCGCGGGTAATGCCATCCTCGAAGGCCCGTTCATACCACTGCGCAGCCTCATGCGGCCTGGCCAGCGGTGTCACGACTTCATAGGGAATATGCTGGGCAATGAGCATCCACGCATCGGCCAGTCCCTGGCGCGCCGCCCGCTCCAGCCAGTGAAAGGCGGTGCCCGGACTTTGGGGCAAACCATTGCCGCCAAACAGGTAACGCTTGCCCAAGCTCAGTTGCGCCTGAGCCTGTCCGGCACGTGCTGCCCGGATGATTGCTAGATCCTCGCGATTGGCCATCCAGCCTCCACATCAGGTCAGAAAGCCAAAATTATGCCGCACAATCGACATTTTTTTAAAAATCCCTCGAAAACTATCGAAATGCATCGTTTTAACAACAAATGCATTGACGAGACGAGGCGGATCAAGTTTTGGCCTGCCGTGCCGTTAATGAGTGACAATCTGCAAGCCAAAATTTGCCTGTCAGGCATTGACGGGCAGGAAAGCGTTTGAAAAAAACAACACTCCCCCAGCGGATTGACGCTTTCAACCAAAATTCCGCCCTCCACGTGACCAATCTGCGGCCACGCCAAATGAGAACCCTTAATGTCTCACCATCCGACCAGAAGTACGGATCCTCAAGACTATTTTTATAGAAGGATGTCAAATGAAAAAATCTCTGCTGGCACTGGCCGTCCTCGGCGCGTTCGCAGGTGCTGCTCAAGCACAAAGCTCCGTTACTATCTACGGTATCGTTGATACCGGTCTGGTTTACACCAGCAAGGCAGTGAACACCTCCACTCTGGGCACCGGCAGCAAGTTCGGTGTGAACTCCGGCGTGATCCAAGGTTCGCGTATCGGCTTCAAGGGCGTGGAAGACCTGGGCGGTGGCCTGTCGGCTGTGTTCCAACTGGAAACCGGCTTCAACAACGACAACGGCGCCCTGAACGGCCAAGATCCTGGTGCGACCAACCTGTTCCGCCGCAAGTCGGTGGTCGGTCTGTCGGGTGGCTTCGGTAGCGTGCTGGTTGGCCGTCAAACCGACTTCGCTGACACCATCTCCGCTTACACCTCGGTGAACGACTTCGGTGGCGTGACCGGCGCTGTTGGCCACAACCTGAACCGCCTGGAAGGTACCCGTACCAACAACTCCATCAGCTACACCACCAACAGCCTGAGCGGCTTCACTGGTAACCTGATCTACGGCTTCGGTGAAACCGCTGGCAAGACCTCCGCTGGCCAATCCTTCGGCATCGGCGGCAAGTACGACAACGGTCCTCTGGGTCTGGGCATCAACTACTACCAGTCCAAGCAAGGCAGCACTCCTTCGGACACCAGCCTGCTGTCGACCGCTACCGCTGCCCAAGCTGGCAACAGCGCCTATAAGGGTCTGAACGTGGTGGCTTCGTACCAGTTCGGTCCGGCCCGCGTGTACGGTAACTACTCGCGCGTCAAGCAAGACCTGAACACCACTACCCCGACCGGCGTCAATGCCAAGACTCTGTCTGCCGCCAACAAGGCCGACATCTATGAAATCGGTACCGCCTACTCCCTGAACCCGTCGCTGAAGCTGCTGGGCGCAGTGACCCACACCCGTGCTGACTTCAACTCGTCCAACAAGGGCAAGCTGACCCAAATCAGCCTGGGTACCGACTACTGGCTGTCCAAGCGTACCGACCTGTACGCATTCGTGGCTAACATCCGCGCAACCGACATGACCAACCCTGGCGTGTTCGGCGATGCAACCGGTACTGCTGCTACCACCGCCCTGCCGGCTATCGGCAACGGCACCGACAGCCAAACCGCTGTTGCAGTTGGTATCCGTCACAAGTTCTAATTCCAGGACCTGAAACCGGCATGAACTTGCCGGGCTCAACCTGAGTTGAACCTGAGTCGTACCGAAGGAGGCCTGCATGAGCAATCATGCAGGCCTCTTTCTTTTGCCCATCCTCTTGACATGCTGCCACCAGGCCGGCCCGACGGCGCCGATGATTGTCAGTGTGTCCGATACCGAGGATAATCTCGCGATACTTCCGGCGC includes:
- the metF gene encoding methylenetetrahydrofolate reductase [NAD(P)H], whose protein sequence is MSTHNFSIEFFPPKTAEGTEKLRATRARLAALAPKYFSVTFGAGGSTQQGTRDTVLEIIGEGHEAAPHLSCIGSSRASLRAILEDYRAQGIRRLVALRGDLPSGYGAMDQASSEFRHANELVEFVRAETGDWFHIEVAAYPEMHPQARSPQDDVQNFARKVKAGANSAITQYFYNADAYFRFVDEAAKLGATVPVIAGIMPITNYTQLMRFSDMCGTEIPRWIRLKLASYGDDTESIRAFGQEVVTQLCQRLLAGGAPGLHFYSLNQAGPTEAIWQALLK
- a CDS encoding phage holin family protein — translated: MRLLLTWLINALALLAVPYLMHSVQVDSFGSALLAALILGFVNTIVRPVLVVLTLPVTMLTLGLFILVINGLMFWVVAQLVGGFHVAGFWAAVGGALLYSIVSWALSTLLLKSGSNP
- the ahcY gene encoding adenosylhomocysteinase produces the protein MNSAIAMTTQTNQQDYIVADIKLADWGHKEIKIAETEMPGLMAIREEFAASQPLKGARITGSLHMTIQTAVLIQTLEALGAQVRWASCNIYSTQDHAAAAIAANGTPVFAIKGETLDEYWEYTHRIFEWTDGGYSNMILDDGGDATLLLHLGARAETDISVLAKPDSEEAVCLFNAIKRYLAKDANWYSKRLKEIKGVTEETTTGVHRLYQMHKEGKLAFPAINVNDSVTKSKFDNLYGCRESLVDGIKRATDVMIAGKVAIVAGYGDVGKGSAQALRALSAQVWVTEIDPICALQAAMEGYRVVTMDYAAEHGDIFVTCTGNYHVITHEHMKKMKDQAIVCNIGHFDNEIEVAALKQYTWENIKPQVDHVIFPDGKRIILLAEGRLVNLGCATGHPSYVMSSSFANQTIAQIELFVNTKNYPVGVYTLPKHLDEKVARLQLKKLNAQLSELTPEQAAYIGVKIEGPYKPEHYRY
- the metK gene encoding methionine adenosyltransferase — protein: MSNEYLFTSESVSEGHPDKVADQISDAILDAIFTQDPYSRVAAETLCNTGLVVLAGEITTRANVDYIEVARETIKRIGYDNADFGIDHKSCAVLVAYDKQSPDIAQGVDEGRGVDLEQGAGDQGLMFGYACNETPELMPAAIYYAHRIVERQSQLRKDGRLPWLRPDAKSQVTLKYVDGKPVAIDTVVLSTQHSPDIEQKDIHEAAIEEIIKPVLPAEWLKNTRYLINPTGRFVIGGPQGDCGLTGRKIIVDTYGGAAPHGGGAFSGKDPSKVDRSAAYAGRYVAKNIVAAGLAERCQIQVSYAIGIAKPTSVMVTTFGTGKISDEKLAQLVQEHFDLRPKGIVQMLDLLRPIYAKTAAYGHFGREEPEFTWERTDKVAALRASAGL
- a CDS encoding lysophospholipid acyltransferase family protein — its product is MLVSLFRLLSFLPLPALHAIGVGVGWLVFLLSPSYRRRLTGNITLAGHRGSLLKAVGEAGKGMFELPFIWCASPQRVLRTARIVNWELVQQALDARAGIVFLTPHLGCFEISAQSVARHNSLSVLYRPPRKAALKPLIEGARARANLHLAPANLAGVRILLKALKNGQAIGLLPDQVPQNGEGVWADFFGKPAYTMTLPAKLQQMSGAPIILAYAERLSWGRGYAIHFVPFEGELGDTPEQQARAINAAMEKLIARCPAQYIWSYNRYKTPPGVTPPGAAQ
- a CDS encoding lipid A biosynthesis acyltransferase, which gives rise to MKALIGLMWLLHWLPLPVLGRLGEALGWLLYIYMRPRRRITLINLRLCFPEKTEQERRLIARRHFQAYARSALERGILWWAPESRLKRLIQVEPGIPFETLDRGPTILLCPHFVCLEIPGIALVLNSDYSVCTIYSRQQNEVVDQALLKGRSRFRPVTLLAREKGVKPIIRAMREGLPFIMLPDMDFGTRDAEFVPFFGVPAATLTATARIAAATGASVVPVITTFLPGYRGWKTTFYPAWEDYPGEDIVAATRRMNAFIEERVLEAPAEYFWAHKRFKNRPPGEPDLYRKGQH
- the dapF gene encoding diaminopimelate epimerase gives rise to the protein MKIKFTKMHGAGNDFVVLDAVTQAISLTPAQWQFIADRRFGIGADQMLVVEKAQGAGVDFRYRIYNADGGEVEQCGNGARAFVRFVTEKGLTDKRAIRVETMSGVIEPRLEEDGQITVDMGAPILTPADVPFDSRNLQHRSQAEDTLWPLDVAGKTTWISVVSMGNPHAVQVVQDSEAAPVLVDGPLIERHERFPKRVNAGFMQVVDRHHINLRVYERGAGETLACGTGACAAVVAGIRRGLLDSPVAVQTHGGVLNIAWAGPGEPVMMTGPAVTVFEGEIELPDSL
- a CDS encoding porin — encoded protein: MKKSLLALAVLGAFAGAAQAQSSVTIYGIVDTGLVYTSKAVNTSTLGTGSKFGVNSGVIQGSRIGFKGVEDLGGGLSAVFQLETGFNNDNGALNGQDPGATNLFRRKSVVGLSGGFGSVLVGRQTDFADTISAYTSVNDFGGVTGAVGHNLNRLEGTRTNNSISYTTNSLSGFTGNLIYGFGETAGKTSAGQSFGIGGKYDNGPLGLGINYYQSKQGSTPSDTSLLSTATAAQAGNSAYKGLNVVASYQFGPARVYGNYSRVKQDLNTTTPTGVNAKTLSAANKADIYEIGTAYSLNPSLKLLGAVTHTRADFNSSNKGKLTQISLGTDYWLSKRTDLYAFVANIRATDMTNPGVFGDATGTAATTALPAIGNGTDSQTAVAVGIRHKF